In one Arenibacter antarcticus genomic region, the following are encoded:
- a CDS encoding type II toxin-antitoxin system RelE/ParE family toxin, giving the protein MAKYLLSKSAESDLEKIAEYTIENFGINQARVYKNGLITCFQELTDRPEMGRFYLHGNETLLLRYRYKSHVIFYNRINNGIFIIRVLGERMDFIRHL; this is encoded by the coding sequence ATGGCTAAATACCTTCTTAGTAAAAGTGCAGAATCTGACCTTGAAAAAATTGCGGAATATACCATTGAAAATTTTGGAATTAACCAAGCTCGTGTTTATAAGAATGGTCTTATTACCTGTTTTCAAGAATTGACCGACAGGCCAGAAATGGGAAGGTTCTACCTGCATGGGAATGAAACCTTGCTACTTCGATACCGGTATAAATCGCATGTAATCTTTTATAACAGGATTAATAATGGAATTTTCATAATCCGCGTTTTAGGCGAAAGAATGGATTTTATCAGACATTTATAA